A genomic region of Leptolyngbya sp. NIES-2104 contains the following coding sequences:
- a CDS encoding DUF2605 domain-containing protein, whose translation MFNSNLPEPDLLKTVLEPLLDDFQYWFSRSRTLLESETLPFLTAEEHADLLDRVIQTQQEVSTVQSLLKITDGQAGVDTSVLVTWHHLVNECWQVSMKLRARKA comes from the coding sequence ATGTTTAACTCCAACTTACCAGAACCCGATTTACTCAAAACTGTTTTAGAGCCGCTGTTAGACGATTTTCAATACTGGTTCTCTCGATCCCGGACTTTACTCGAATCCGAAACCCTTCCCTTCCTCACTGCTGAAGAACACGCCGACCTACTCGATCGCGTTATTCAAACTCAGCAAGAAGTCAGCACCGTTCAATCGCTGCTCAAGATCACCGATGGTCAGGCGGGTGTAGACACTTCTGTCTTAGTCACTTGGCATCATTTAGTTAACGAATGTTGGCAAGTCAGCATGAAACTTCGGGCACGCAAAGCGTGA
- the thrS gene encoding threonine--tRNA ligase, whose translation MSDDSLQPEKIHLPKTSESVSLQKIRHTASHVMAMAVQKLFPKAQVTIGPWIENGFYYDFDSPEPFTEKDLKAIKKEMAKIIRRNLPITREEVSREEAKSRIQAINEPYKIEILEDIKSEPITIYHLGEQWWDLCAGPHVDSTAEINPDAIELESVAGAYWRGDETKAQLQRIYGTAWETPEQLAEYKRRKEEAQKRDHRKLGKELGLFIFSDLVGPGLPMWTPKGTVLRSTLEDFLKQEQTKRGYLPVVTPHIARVDLFKTSGHWQKYSEDMFPMMAEDDKARSEEQGFVMKPMNCPFHIQIYKNELRSYRELPMRLAEFGTVYRYEQSGELGGLTRVRGFTVDDSHLFVTPEQLDAEFLSVVNLILSVFKSLQLKNFKARLSFRDPDSDKYIGSDDAWDKAQGAIRRAVETLGMNYFEGIGEAAFYGPKLDFIFSDALDREWQLGTVQVDYNLPERFDLEYVSEDGSRKRPVMIHRAPFGSLERLIGILIEEYAGDFPVWLAPEQIRLLPVSDEFRPFAVQVAEQMKQAGVRAEVAPDGDRLGKLIRNAEKDKIPVMAVVGAKEVEANALSIRTRASGELGALPVVEVLDRLKLANAEHSNF comes from the coding sequence ATGTCAGACGATTCTTTGCAACCGGAAAAAATCCATCTCCCCAAAACCAGCGAATCCGTCAGTTTGCAAAAGATTCGTCATACGGCTTCGCATGTGATGGCGATGGCGGTTCAGAAACTGTTTCCTAAAGCGCAGGTCACGATCGGTCCTTGGATCGAGAATGGTTTTTACTACGATTTTGATAGTCCTGAGCCGTTTACCGAAAAGGATCTCAAGGCAATCAAAAAAGAAATGGCGAAAATTATTCGTCGAAATTTGCCCATAACTCGTGAAGAAGTGAGCCGCGAAGAGGCAAAATCTCGAATTCAAGCCATCAACGAGCCTTACAAAATCGAAATTCTCGAAGATATTAAGTCAGAGCCAATCACGATTTACCACTTGGGCGAACAGTGGTGGGATTTGTGCGCGGGTCCTCACGTTGACAGTACTGCGGAAATTAACCCAGATGCGATCGAGCTTGAATCCGTCGCGGGTGCATACTGGCGCGGTGATGAAACCAAAGCCCAATTGCAACGAATTTACGGCACCGCTTGGGAAACTCCCGAACAGTTAGCGGAATACAAGCGGCGGAAGGAAGAAGCTCAAAAGCGCGACCACCGGAAGCTCGGAAAAGAACTGGGATTGTTCATCTTTTCGGATTTAGTCGGTCCGGGTTTACCCATGTGGACACCGAAAGGAACCGTTTTACGATCGACCCTCGAAGATTTTCTCAAACAAGAACAAACCAAGCGCGGCTATTTGCCTGTAGTGACTCCGCACATTGCCAGAGTGGATTTGTTCAAAACTTCAGGACACTGGCAAAAATACAGCGAAGATATGTTCCCGATGATGGCAGAAGACGACAAAGCCAGATCCGAGGAACAAGGTTTCGTGATGAAACCGATGAACTGTCCGTTTCACATTCAGATCTATAAAAACGAACTGCGATCGTACCGCGAACTTCCGATGCGGCTCGCAGAATTCGGAACGGTCTATCGCTATGAGCAATCTGGTGAACTCGGTGGATTAACCAGAGTTCGCGGCTTTACGGTCGATGATTCTCACTTGTTCGTGACTCCTGAGCAATTAGATGCAGAATTCCTCAGCGTTGTGAATCTCATTCTCTCAGTGTTCAAGAGTTTGCAACTGAAGAACTTTAAAGCGCGTCTAAGCTTCCGCGATCCAGATTCCGATAAATACATCGGATCAGACGATGCTTGGGATAAAGCTCAAGGTGCCATTCGTCGAGCAGTGGAAACCCTTGGAATGAATTATTTTGAGGGCATCGGTGAAGCGGCGTTTTATGGTCCGAAATTGGACTTTATTTTTAGTGATGCGCTCGATCGAGAATGGCAACTCGGAACCGTTCAAGTCGATTACAACTTACCGGAACGCTTCGATCTCGAATATGTTTCAGAAGACGGCAGCCGTAAGCGTCCGGTAATGATTCACCGTGCACCGTTTGGATCATTAGAGCGACTGATCGGAATTTTAATCGAAGAATATGCGGGAGATTTCCCAGTTTGGCTCGCTCCAGAGCAAATTCGATTATTGCCTGTCAGCGATGAGTTCCGACCGTTTGCTGTTCAAGTCGCGGAACAGATGAAACAGGCTGGAGTTCGGGCAGAAGTGGCTCCAGACGGCGATCGACTCGGTAAACTTATCCGCAACGCTGAGAAAGACAAAATCCCAGTGATGGCGGTTGTGGGCGCGAAAGAAGTGGAAGCGAATGCGTTGAGTATTCGGACTCGTGCTTCTGGAGAATTGGGCGCATTGCCTGTCGTGGAAGTGCTCGATCGACTTAAACTTGCCAATGCTGAACACAGCAATTTTTGA
- a CDS encoding DUF4347 domain-containing protein, with product MSAYSSQFYAASSNLSDRTEIAFIDPSVVDYESLRSHIEVIVLDRDRDGILQISEVLAQRREITAIHLVSHGVSGAIFLGTARLCPETIGMYSRSLIRWSEALSKDAELLIYGCEVAQESRGMALMQQLSELTGMKIAASATKTGWADLGGNWELEVRIGEVRADLAFDEEVRSRYRSVLASEPEPVASDVAYNTPRNLANVNGILYFAATNSGTGIELWKVDSVTGRATLVSDIVSGSTGSSPQNLTDVNGTLYFSATNGTSVGANGRELWRINPATAQAERVTDINPNVGNSNPQSLTNVNGTLYFLATNASNATELWRVNPTNGQADRVESETLSYSNPASLVNVSGTLYFSATNSTTGTELWRVDPSTGKASLAKDIALNASNSNPQFLTNVNGILYFAATNGASGDKLWRFDPTTSEATLVTDSNSSAGNVNPQSLTNVNGTLYFTATNGTNGRELWRVDPATGTASMVQDIHPTGNSIPQSLTNVNGTLYFTATNGTNGRELWRVDPATGTASMVQDIHPTSNSNPQSLTNVNGTLYFSADDGTNGLELWQVDPTTAAASLVKNLASGSAGATIANLINVNGILYFSANNGTGDRLWRFVPPPPLAVDLNGADSGNNFTTSFTENGTTTLTSSTLIITNRDSLIDGAAVTITNFVAGQDELLFTNQNGITGSFVNGQLTLTGTASIANYEAALKSIVYRNNSDQPITTVRQIEFVLRDDTRTSAIATTTLNITAVNDDPVLIAPTTQAIAAGGSTAISGISITDVDANNAIPLTVTVSAGTGTLSLGSTTGIVFVVGDGIEDSSFTIRGSLADLNSVLASLSHRSTTSEADTISITVNDNGNGDSGVAPRSANRSMTLVPPIVLDLNGAASGRNFSATYAENSTSTLTSPDLTINSFTGEVDGATITIANFIDGQDELLFINQNGITGSFANGRLTLSGTASIANYQTALRSIIYRNLSDNPNLSDRQIEFVLQDDSRTSTPVITTLQIRAENDAPLLDAPGSQAVTANESTAIAGITISDVDASNSIPLTVILSAGSGTISLGTISGISFITGDGTNDQSFSIRGSLDRLNAALASLSYRSGASTSDTISITVNDNGNGDNGITAFSVGRSIVVTVGNVVEGTSADESFALTLRTDQLNARGGNDTVDALFDQVLQNDLINGGNGTDRFILRRGNAPLTVNPANNDQISGISGLVVRNFEEFDFSQYAGLISFIGTSSRDWFVGSLSNDRVTMDYSQIQQNDRFIGGEGRDRFVLNNGTAMITVDMSNVETQITNVPGLIIRNFEEFDFQGYAGAITFSGTGSSDSVWGGAGNDRLDGSSGNDFLSGGAGTNTLIGGFGNDTYVVQSATDSIVELSGQGIDQIVASVSFTLSANVENLTLTGSDSINGIGNDLANNLTGNAGNNRLTGGAGDDTLDGSLGADILIGGLGNDSYVVDNLLEQVIEALNQGTDSVSSSVNWTLGDNIENLTLTGTAQNGTGNALSNQLSGNNESNTLIGLAGNDILRGLGGADILIGGQGNDTIDVGTDRVIDVVVYAAGNGRDTILNFRRGEGGDQLRVDSSMNIDVVDNGVTTTLFLRDQMAGFGRGTQLMILSGASGFTSSNINQNLAIGNQATFFFA from the coding sequence ATGTCTGCCTATTCATCTCAGTTTTACGCTGCTTCATCGAATCTCAGCGATCGTACTGAAATCGCATTTATCGATCCATCGGTCGTAGATTATGAAAGCCTCCGATCGCACATTGAAGTCATCGTGCTGGATCGCGATCGCGATGGCATTCTCCAAATCAGTGAAGTCCTCGCGCAACGTAGAGAGATTACAGCGATTCACTTAGTCTCTCACGGCGTTTCTGGAGCAATTTTCTTAGGAACAGCTAGATTGTGTCCTGAAACGATTGGAATGTATAGTCGATCGCTGATTCGATGGTCTGAAGCATTGAGCAAAGACGCAGAACTCTTGATCTACGGATGCGAAGTGGCTCAAGAATCGCGTGGAATGGCATTGATGCAGCAGCTTAGCGAACTGACTGGAATGAAGATCGCAGCTTCAGCGACCAAAACCGGATGGGCTGATTTGGGTGGTAATTGGGAGTTAGAAGTCAGAATCGGAGAAGTTCGAGCAGATTTGGCGTTTGATGAAGAAGTGCGATCGCGGTATCGATCGGTTTTGGCGAGTGAACCGGAGCCTGTAGCAAGTGATGTAGCCTATAATACTCCCAGAAATCTTGCTAATGTTAATGGTATTCTGTACTTTGCAGCCACTAACAGCGGAACTGGAATCGAGCTATGGAAAGTTGATTCTGTCACTGGAAGAGCAACATTGGTGAGTGACATTGTTTCGGGATCGACGGGTTCTTCTCCACAGAATCTCACCGATGTGAATGGAACGCTGTACTTCTCAGCGACAAATGGCACAAGTGTTGGTGCAAATGGACGGGAACTATGGCGGATTAATCCTGCAACCGCTCAGGCGGAGCGCGTTACCGACATCAATCCGAATGTAGGTAATTCTAATCCGCAGTCTTTGACCAATGTGAATGGAACACTATACTTTCTCGCAACCAATGCTTCAAACGCAACTGAACTTTGGAGAGTGAATCCGACTAATGGACAAGCAGATCGCGTCGAAAGTGAAACGCTAAGCTACTCTAATCCGGCATCTCTAGTCAACGTCAGTGGAACGCTGTATTTCTCAGCAACAAACAGTACAACTGGAACTGAACTCTGGAGAGTTGATCCATCAACTGGAAAAGCATCGCTTGCAAAAGACATTGCTCTGAATGCCAGCAATTCTAACCCCCAGTTTTTAACAAATGTCAATGGCATCTTGTATTTTGCGGCAACCAATGGCGCGAGTGGAGACAAGCTTTGGAGATTTGATCCAACGACTAGTGAAGCCACATTAGTCACCGACTCTAATTCAAGTGCAGGCAATGTAAATCCGCAGTCTTTGACTAATGTGAATGGAACATTGTACTTTACCGCCACCAATGGTACGAATGGACGAGAACTTTGGCGAGTTGATCCTGCAACTGGAACAGCATCAATGGTGCAGGACATCCACCCCACCGGCAATTCTATTCCGCAGTCTTTGACCAATGTGAATGGAACATTGTACTTTACCGCCACCAATGGTACGAATGGACGAGAACTTTGGCGAGTTGATCCTGCAACTGGAACAGCATCAATGGTGCAGGACATTCACCCCACCAGCAATTCTAATCCGCAGTCTTTGACCAACGTGAATGGAACGCTCTATTTTTCAGCCGATGACGGCACGAATGGGCTTGAACTATGGCAAGTAGATCCCACGACTGCAGCAGCATCGCTAGTCAAAAACCTTGCTTCAGGTAGTGCTGGGGCTACGATCGCTAATTTGATCAATGTAAACGGAATCTTATATTTCTCAGCCAACAACGGAACTGGCGATCGCTTATGGCGATTTGTTCCTCCACCTCCGCTGGCGGTCGATCTCAACGGCGCAGACTCCGGAAACAACTTCACCACAAGCTTCACCGAAAACGGCACTACAACCCTAACCAGTTCCACTCTGATTATCACCAATCGCGACAGTTTAATCGACGGTGCAGCAGTTACCATCACGAACTTTGTGGCTGGACAAGATGAGCTTCTGTTTACAAATCAAAATGGCATTACAGGTAGCTTTGTTAATGGGCAATTAACATTAACGGGAACAGCCTCGATCGCGAATTACGAAGCGGCGCTTAAATCGATCGTCTACCGAAACAATAGCGATCAGCCAATCACGACAGTTCGACAGATTGAATTTGTGCTGCGGGATGATACGCGAACAAGCGCGATCGCAACGACAACACTAAACATCACTGCGGTCAACGATGATCCGGTTCTCATCGCTCCTACCACTCAGGCGATTGCTGCGGGTGGCTCTACTGCAATTTCTGGCATTAGTATCACCGATGTTGATGCCAACAATGCGATTCCTCTTACAGTTACGGTCTCTGCGGGAACTGGCACTCTCTCACTCGGAAGCACGACCGGAATCGTTTTTGTGGTGGGTGATGGAATTGAAGATAGTAGTTTTACTATCCGAGGTAGTCTTGCAGACCTCAATTCAGTCCTTGCCTCATTATCTCATCGCAGCACCACCTCCGAAGCTGACACAATCTCGATTACAGTTAATGACAACGGCAACGGGGATAGTGGCGTAGCGCCACGTAGTGCGAATCGATCGATGACACTCGTTCCCCCGATCGTGCTTGACCTCAACGGTGCGGCTTCAGGTCGAAACTTCTCTGCAACCTACGCTGAGAACAGCACTTCGACCTTGACTAGCCCAGACCTAACGATTAACAGTTTCACCGGTGAGGTGGATGGTGCAACGATTACGATCGCGAATTTTATTGATGGACAAGACGAACTCTTATTTATCAATCAGAACGGCATTACAGGAAGCTTTGCGAATGGTCGATTGACGCTGAGTGGAACCGCATCGATCGCTAACTACCAAACAGCACTGCGATCGATTATCTATCGCAACCTCAGCGACAATCCGAATTTGAGCGATCGTCAAATCGAGTTCGTCTTGCAGGATGATTCACGGACTAGCACGCCAGTCATAACAACCTTACAAATTCGGGCGGAAAACGATGCTCCTCTGCTAGATGCTCCAGGTAGTCAAGCAGTCACTGCGAATGAATCAACTGCGATCGCAGGAATTACCATCTCAGATGTGGATGCGAGTAACAGCATTCCTCTGACTGTGATCCTTTCTGCTGGATCTGGAACGATTTCCCTTGGAACAATCAGTGGCATTAGCTTTATCACCGGAGATGGCACAAACGATCAAAGCTTCTCTATCCGTGGCAGCCTTGATCGTTTGAATGCTGCTCTTGCCTCGTTGTCCTATCGTAGCGGTGCTTCTACCTCGGATACGATTTCGATTACGGTGAATGACAACGGGAATGGAGACAATGGTATCACTGCGTTTAGCGTTGGTCGATCGATTGTTGTCACCGTTGGAAATGTAGTCGAGGGAACCAGTGCAGATGAGAGCTTTGCGCTAACCTTGAGAACGGATCAGCTCAATGCGCGGGGTGGAAATGATACGGTTGATGCACTATTTGATCAGGTATTACAAAATGACTTGATTAATGGTGGAAATGGCACAGATCGATTCATTCTGCGGCGTGGTAATGCACCTCTTACAGTCAATCCAGCAAATAACGATCAAATCAGTGGTATTTCAGGGCTAGTGGTTCGGAACTTTGAAGAGTTCGATTTTAGCCAATATGCAGGCTTAATTTCGTTTATTGGGACTAGCTCACGGGATTGGTTTGTGGGTAGCTTGAGCAACGATCGTGTCACGATGGACTATAGCCAAATTCAGCAAAACGATCGGTTTATCGGCGGCGAAGGTCGCGATCGATTTGTTTTGAATAATGGCACAGCGATGATCACCGTCGATATGTCCAACGTTGAGACTCAGATTACGAATGTTCCTGGACTCATCATTCGCAACTTTGAAGAGTTCGATTTCCAAGGATATGCAGGGGCAATCACCTTTTCTGGAACTGGCAGCAGTGACTCAGTTTGGGGTGGCGCTGGAAACGATCGATTAGATGGCAGTTCTGGAAATGACTTTCTTAGTGGCGGTGCTGGAACCAATACGTTAATTGGTGGCTTTGGCAATGATACTTATGTTGTTCAATCTGCGACGGATTCAATCGTTGAACTATCCGGTCAGGGTATCGATCAAATTGTCGCTTCCGTAAGTTTCACGCTCTCAGCGAATGTTGAAAATTTGACGCTGACAGGTTCAGACTCGATCAATGGGATTGGTAATGATCTAGCAAACAATCTGACTGGCAACGCAGGCAACAATCGTTTAACAGGTGGAGCAGGCGATGACACTTTGGATGGTAGCTTGGGAGCAGATATTCTGATTGGTGGATTGGGCAATGACAGTTATGTCGTTGATAATTTGCTGGAGCAAGTGATCGAAGCCTTGAATCAAGGTACAGATTCTGTCAGTTCCTCCGTAAATTGGACCTTGGGCGACAACATTGAGAACTTGACGCTGACTGGAACCGCTCAAAATGGAACAGGGAATGCTCTGAGCAATCAACTCTCAGGCAACAACGAGAGCAATACCTTGATCGGGTTAGCAGGCAATGACATCCTGCGAGGACTTGGAGGAGCCGACATTCTAATCGGTGGACAAGGTAACGATACGATCGATGTCGGGACTGACCGAGTGATCGATGTTGTGGTTTATGCAGCAGGCAATGGTAGAGATACGATTCTCAATTTCCGGCGTGGAGAAGGGGGCGATCAACTGAGAGTAGATAGCTCGATGAACATTGATGTCGTTGATAACGGTGTCACTACAACCTTGTTCCTACGTGATCAAATGGCTGGCTTTGGTCGAGGAACACAGTTGATGATTCTAAGCGGGGCGAGTGGCTTCACCTCAAGCAACATCAATCAGAATTTAGCGATCGGCAATCAAGCGACATTCTTCTTTGCTTAG
- a CDS encoding carbon dioxide-concentrating mechanism protein: MNSEDRYTDSALGLVSTQSFPAIVGTADMMLKSSGVTLVGYEMIGGGYCTAVVRGGISDVRLAVEVGAETVQQFGMKVSTVIIARPMPNLETVLPIGSKLAAMVGKHTTNQFSNLAVGLLETRGFPAMVAAADAMLKSSDVTLTAYHTIGDGLCTAIVRGTVANVAMAVEVGMQEAERVGELHSVMVIPRALDDLDQTLPIASCWVEELQPLQIPITVKEVEKPRVALPELVELQPLELPAQVERALPQAQEAQFEPTIEEKQAIEFEPAIEEKKTLSLGQQDAIEPDSETADQPSETERDTEAE, from the coding sequence ATGAACTCTGAAGATCGTTACACTGATTCTGCTCTCGGTCTGGTTTCGACCCAAAGCTTTCCCGCGATCGTGGGCACTGCGGATATGATGCTGAAGTCCTCTGGGGTGACACTCGTGGGCTATGAAATGATCGGCGGCGGGTATTGTACTGCCGTTGTACGCGGTGGAATTTCAGATGTGCGGCTGGCGGTCGAAGTCGGAGCCGAAACGGTTCAGCAATTTGGGATGAAGGTTTCGACGGTGATCATTGCGCGACCGATGCCGAATTTGGAAACGGTTTTACCGATCGGCAGTAAGCTTGCTGCGATGGTTGGCAAACATACGACGAATCAATTTAGCAATCTGGCTGTGGGTTTGCTTGAAACTCGTGGATTTCCAGCAATGGTGGCGGCGGCGGATGCGATGTTAAAGTCTTCGGATGTCACTTTGACGGCATATCACACGATCGGAGATGGACTCTGTACCGCGATCGTGCGGGGAACGGTGGCAAATGTGGCGATGGCAGTGGAAGTCGGAATGCAGGAAGCCGAACGAGTCGGAGAACTGCACTCGGTGATGGTGATTCCGCGTGCGCTGGATGATTTGGATCAGACTTTACCGATCGCGTCTTGCTGGGTCGAAGAACTTCAACCGCTGCAAATTCCGATTACCGTCAAAGAAGTCGAGAAGCCACGTGTGGCATTGCCGGAATTGGTCGAGTTGCAGCCGCTGGAGTTGCCTGCACAGGTTGAAAGAGCATTGCCTCAAGCACAAGAAGCCCAGTTTGAACCTACAATTGAGGAAAAACAAGCGATCGAGTTTGAACCCGCGATCGAGGAGAAGAAAACCCTGTCTTTGGGACAGCAAGATGCGATCGAACCAGACTCTGAGACTGCGGATCAACCTTCAGAAACAGAGCGAGATACTGAGGCTGAATAG
- a CDS encoding TspO/MBR family protein, whose amino-acid sequence MLPSWLVIGIVTFAIALGSSILRPKDVKWFNRLQRPRWLTFEKAIPLIWTVVFICGAWSAYIVWERTQNWGLMAFYALVEALIVAYSPVLLWTRSLRNGTIVGGLGFILGLVLTFLVLPISGIAALLLIPYLIWSPIGTYTTWEMGRLNPESL is encoded by the coding sequence ATGCTTCCTTCATGGCTTGTCATTGGTATTGTCACATTTGCGATCGCGCTTGGAAGTAGTATCCTTCGCCCCAAAGATGTCAAATGGTTTAATCGATTGCAGCGTCCAAGATGGCTCACTTTTGAAAAAGCGATTCCGTTAATTTGGACAGTGGTGTTTATCTGTGGTGCGTGGTCAGCATACATCGTGTGGGAACGCACCCAAAACTGGGGATTGATGGCATTCTACGCCCTGGTTGAAGCGCTAATCGTCGCATACTCTCCGGTGTTGCTGTGGACGAGAAGTTTACGCAACGGCACGATCGTAGGTGGACTCGGATTTATTTTAGGATTAGTTCTCACGTTCCTCGTGCTTCCAATCTCAGGAATTGCCGCGCTTCTACTGATCCCCTATTTGATTTGGAGTCCGATCGGGACGTACACGACTTGGGAGATGGGGCGACTCAATCCCGAATCGCTTTAA
- a CDS encoding glycosyltransferase family 2 protein, producing MFLSVVIPTYNRKPILEKCLRALENQQFSDYEIVVIDDGSTDGTVEWLSKSDDFPHVRLFCQDHKGAASARNYGVEQATGDTIVFIDSDLVVTDVFLRSHVEALIQGQKELGSDRLFTYGRVINTANFDDPTSEPYKLTDFSAAYFATGNVAIARHWLIEAGLFDTGFKQYGWEDLELGVRLKNLGLKLIKCPEAVGYHWHPAFSLDQIPRLIDVEMQRGRMGVVFYQKHPTWDVKMMIQMTWIHRVLWGVLSLGGSLNERTLAPVMRSLINQGKPQLAEQVARIFLNWYNVKGVYAAYAEVQQR from the coding sequence GTGTTTTTGAGTGTTGTGATTCCGACGTACAATCGCAAACCGATTTTAGAAAAGTGCTTGAGAGCGCTAGAAAATCAGCAGTTTTCAGATTACGAAATTGTCGTCATCGATGACGGCTCGACGGATGGCACGGTCGAATGGTTGTCAAAATCCGATGACTTTCCGCACGTCCGTTTATTTTGTCAGGATCACAAAGGAGCCGCCAGCGCTCGAAACTATGGAGTCGAACAGGCAACCGGAGACACGATCGTATTTATCGATAGTGATTTAGTTGTGACCGATGTGTTTTTGCGATCGCACGTCGAAGCATTAATTCAAGGACAAAAGGAACTAGGCAGCGATCGCTTATTTACTTACGGTCGGGTCATTAACACTGCAAATTTTGATGATCCAACTTCCGAACCGTACAAACTGACAGATTTTTCTGCGGCTTATTTTGCCACGGGAAATGTAGCGATCGCTCGTCACTGGTTAATCGAAGCCGGACTATTCGACACTGGCTTCAAACAATACGGCTGGGAAGATTTAGAACTGGGTGTGCGGTTGAAAAACTTAGGATTAAAGCTGATTAAATGCCCTGAAGCCGTTGGATATCATTGGCATCCTGCATTTTCTCTAGATCAAATTCCGCGCTTAATCGATGTTGAAATGCAGCGGGGTCGAATGGGAGTTGTGTTTTATCAAAAGCATCCAACTTGGGATGTGAAAATGATGATTCAGATGACTTGGATTCACCGAGTTCTATGGGGAGTTCTGTCACTGGGTGGATCGTTGAATGAGCGAACACTTGCGCCTGTAATGCGATCGCTCATCAATCAAGGAAAACCCCAACTCGCCGAACAAGTCGCCCGAATTTTCCTCAACTGGTACAACGTCAAAGGCGTTTACGCCGCTTACGCTGAGGTGCAACAGAGATAG
- a CDS encoding argininosuccinate synthase, producing MGRAKKVVLAYSGGVDTSVCIPYLKQEWGVEEVITLAADLGQGDELDPIREKALTSGASVSLVADAKMNFVKDYAFPAIQANALYENRYPLSTALARPLIAKLLVDAAAEYGADAVAHGCTGKGNDQVRFDVSIAALNPDLKVLAPAREWGMSREETIAYGERFGISSPVKKKSPYSIDRNLLGRSIEAGPLEDPWTEPLEEIYVMTKAIEDTPNEPDYVEIGFEMGIPTSLDGRVLNPIELVSELNDRVGNHGIGRIDMVENRLVGIKSREIYETPALLVLIQAHRDLESLVLTADVSHYKRGIEETYSQMIYNGLWYSPLKSALDAFVQQTQENVTGTVRVKLFKGNSSIVGRKSENSLYTPDLATYGAEDQFDHKAAEGFIYVWGLPTRVWSQQHRK from the coding sequence ATGGGTCGTGCGAAGAAAGTTGTGCTGGCTTATTCAGGTGGAGTTGATACGTCTGTCTGTATTCCGTACCTCAAGCAAGAGTGGGGCGTTGAAGAAGTCATCACATTGGCGGCGGATTTGGGACAGGGAGATGAGTTAGACCCGATTCGAGAAAAAGCGCTCACATCCGGGGCATCCGTGTCATTGGTGGCAGATGCGAAAATGAACTTTGTCAAGGATTACGCCTTTCCAGCGATTCAAGCGAATGCACTGTACGAAAATCGTTACCCGCTCTCGACAGCGCTGGCGCGTCCCTTGATTGCGAAATTGCTCGTGGATGCGGCGGCTGAATATGGAGCGGATGCGGTCGCTCACGGATGTACCGGAAAAGGAAACGACCAGGTGCGGTTTGATGTGTCGATCGCGGCTCTTAATCCTGATTTGAAAGTACTGGCTCCGGCTCGCGAATGGGGCATGAGTCGCGAAGAAACGATCGCGTATGGAGAGCGATTCGGCATCTCGTCCCCGGTGAAAAAGAAATCGCCGTACAGTATCGATCGAAATTTGCTCGGTCGCAGTATCGAAGCAGGTCCGTTAGAAGATCCGTGGACGGAACCGCTCGAAGAAATTTATGTGATGACGAAAGCGATCGAGGACACGCCAAACGAACCGGATTACGTTGAAATCGGTTTTGAGATGGGCATTCCGACGAGTTTAGATGGTCGCGTGTTGAACCCGATCGAATTGGTTTCCGAATTGAACGATCGAGTGGGCAATCACGGCATCGGACGGATCGACATGGTGGAAAACCGTTTAGTCGGAATTAAATCGCGTGAAATTTATGAAACGCCTGCGTTATTGGTTTTGATTCAGGCGCATCGTGATTTAGAAAGTTTGGTGCTCACCGCAGATGTGAGCCATTACAAGCGGGGAATCGAAGAAACCTACTCCCAAATGATCTATAACGGCTTGTGGTACAGTCCGTTAAAATCTGCGCTTGATGCGTTTGTTCAGCAGACTCAAGAGAACGTGACGGGAACGGTTCGGGTGAAATTGTTTAAGGGCAATTCGTCGATCGTCGGTCGCAAGTCTGAGAATTCGCTGTACACTCCGGATTTGGCAACTTACGGCGCAGAGGATCAGTTCGATCACAAAGCGGCGGAAGGGTTCATCTATGTTTGGGGCTTGCCGACTCGCGTTTGGTCGCAGCAGCATCGGAAGTAG
- a CDS encoding RNA-binding S4 domain-containing protein, translating into MDDTIKLDQFLKLQGMTQTGGQAKLLIQSGEVRVNGQVEMRRGRKLVKGDRVTTLGETFVV; encoded by the coding sequence ATGGACGACACGATTAAGTTAGACCAATTTTTGAAGCTTCAAGGAATGACGCAAACCGGAGGACAGGCGAAATTGCTGATTCAATCCGGTGAAGTGCGTGTCAATGGACAGGTTGAAATGCGGCGGGGACGGAAGTTAGTCAAGGGCGATCGAGTGACGACTTTGGGAGAAACGTTCGTCGTTTAG